The following proteins are co-located in the Pedobacter frigiditerrae genome:
- the ispG gene encoding (E)-4-hydroxy-3-methylbut-2-enyl-diphosphate synthase encodes MQELIKPNQLEGGYCNSLTQYARFLTREVKIGNVPMGGLNPIRIQSMTTTDTMDTLGTVEQTIRMVESGCEYVRITAPSIKEAENLANIKKELRARGYDVPLIADIHFTPNAAESAARIVEKVRVNPGNYADKKKFENLEYTTDAYQAELERIYKKFTPLVKICKEYGTAMRIGTNHGSLSDRIMSHYGDTPRGMVESAMEFIRMCESLNYYNLCISMKASNTQVMVQAYRLLVETMVKEGMNYPLHLGVTEAGDGEDGRIKSAVGIGTLLADGLGDTIRVSLTEDPEFEAPVARALADRFERKAESGKQKAESTSSILHLPSSTYSPYQYSRRITTPVQQIGGHFHPVVMIDVTKQNLKDPYFLSPLGYNYSAGLDKYNLSDQACDLVYLGDKLPSFSFPGNLKQVYNYQTWLNLKDKHNCYPLLTEKEFLEVEGWKVEGLCFVMVNAEQFNNSTIQQFNNSTIVILETSQDLGMQKQREFFVALQQQNIQVPVIIKRTYNNVDADQLMLYAASDLGALLTDGFGDGVWIDAPEAIELSLVNSTSFGILQATRTRISKTEYISCPSCGRTLFDLQETTQAIRARTSHLKGIKIGIMGCIVNGPGEMADADYGYVGAGVDRITLYRGQEVVKKNVKTANAINELIEIIREDGNWVETVAN; translated from the coding sequence ATGCAAGAACTAATTAAACCAAATCAATTAGAAGGCGGTTATTGTAACAGTTTAACCCAATATGCTAGATTTTTAACCCGCGAAGTTAAGATAGGAAATGTCCCAATGGGAGGTTTAAATCCAATTCGTATCCAGTCTATGACAACCACAGACACAATGGATACTTTGGGTACAGTTGAGCAAACCATCAGAATGGTAGAGTCTGGTTGCGAATATGTTCGTATTACTGCGCCAAGCATTAAAGAGGCAGAAAATTTAGCCAATATCAAAAAAGAATTAAGAGCTCGTGGTTACGATGTGCCGTTAATTGCCGACATCCATTTTACGCCAAACGCTGCTGAATCTGCCGCTCGAATTGTAGAAAAAGTTCGTGTTAACCCTGGTAACTATGCTGATAAAAAGAAGTTTGAAAATCTAGAATATACTACTGATGCTTATCAAGCAGAGCTTGAAAGAATTTATAAAAAATTTACGCCGCTTGTAAAAATTTGTAAAGAATACGGCACTGCAATGAGAATTGGTACCAATCATGGTTCTCTTTCAGACAGAATAATGAGCCATTATGGCGATACACCAAGAGGAATGGTTGAATCTGCAATGGAATTCATCCGCATGTGCGAAAGCTTAAATTATTACAATTTGTGTATTTCTATGAAGGCTAGTAATACGCAAGTAATGGTGCAAGCCTATCGTTTATTGGTAGAAACCATGGTTAAGGAAGGGATGAATTATCCTTTGCATTTAGGCGTTACTGAGGCAGGTGATGGAGAAGATGGGAGAATTAAATCTGCAGTTGGTATTGGAACTTTACTAGCCGACGGATTAGGAGATACCATTCGTGTTTCTTTAACCGAAGACCCAGAATTTGAAGCGCCAGTTGCAAGAGCTTTGGCAGATAGATTTGAAAGGAAAGCTGAAAGCGGAAAGCAGAAAGCAGAAAGCACATCTTCCATTTTACATCTTCCTTCTTCCACATATTCTCCTTACCAATACAGTCGTCGCATTACAACCCCCGTTCAACAAATAGGCGGGCACTTTCACCCAGTGGTGATGATTGATGTAACGAAACAAAATTTAAAAGATCCTTATTTTTTAAGTCCTTTGGGTTATAATTACAGTGCTGGCTTGGATAAATATAACCTATCAGACCAAGCCTGCGATTTAGTTTATTTAGGCGATAAGCTACCTTCATTTTCGTTTCCTGGCAATTTAAAACAGGTTTACAATTATCAAACTTGGCTTAATTTAAAAGATAAACACAATTGTTATCCGTTATTAACTGAAAAGGAATTTTTAGAGGTAGAAGGATGGAAGGTAGAAGGTTTGTGTTTTGTTATGGTAAATGCTGAACAATTCAACAATTCAACAATTCAACAATTTAATAATTCCACCATAGTCATCTTAGAAACTTCACAAGATCTAGGTATGCAAAAGCAAAGGGAGTTTTTTGTCGCTTTGCAACAGCAAAATATTCAAGTACCAGTAATTATAAAAAGAACTTATAACAATGTTGATGCTGACCAATTGATGTTATATGCCGCAAGTGATTTAGGCGCATTATTAACTGATGGTTTTGGTGATGGTGTTTGGATAGATGCACCCGAAGCAATCGAATTATCGTTGGTAAACTCTACAAGTTTTGGCATTTTACAAGCTACAAGAACTCGTATTTCTAAAACAGAGTACATTTCTTGTCCAAGTTGCGGCCGTACTTTGTTCGATTTACAAGAAACCACGCAAGCTATACGGGCAAGAACATCTCATTTAAAAGGTATCAAGATCGGGATTATGGGTTGTATTGTAAATGGTCCAGGCGAAATGGCTGATGCTGATTATGGCTATGTTGGGGCTGGTGTTGATCGAATTACGCTTTATCGTGGACAAGAAGTGGTTAAGAAAAATGTAAAAACCGCAAATGCTATTAATGAACTTATCGAAATTATTAGGGAAGACGGGAACTGGGTGGAGACGGTTGCCAATTAA
- a CDS encoding secondary thiamine-phosphate synthase enzyme YjbQ, with amino-acid sequence MFQKTISLKARSRGFHLITDEILQAIPEIKDLKIGMMQVFILHTSASLTINENADPTVRKDFEMWFNKAVPEKDPDYKHDYEGSDDMPAHIKSALLDTSVLIPLRNGRPALGTWQGIYLCEHRNYGGNRNVVITAWGV; translated from the coding sequence ATGTTTCAAAAAACAATTAGTTTAAAAGCAAGAAGTAGAGGATTTCATCTGATAACTGATGAAATTCTTCAAGCTATTCCTGAAATTAAGGATTTGAAAATTGGAATGATGCAAGTTTTCATATTGCATACCTCAGCTTCATTAACCATTAATGAAAATGCCGACCCAACTGTACGCAAGGATTTTGAAATGTGGTTTAACAAGGCAGTTCCAGAAAAAGATCCAGATTATAAACATGATTACGAAGGTTCTGATGATATGCCAGCACACATCAAATCAGCGTTGCTAGATACTTCAGTTCTAATTCCTTTAAGAAATGGAAGACCTGCCTTAGGAACTTGGCAAGGGATTTACTTATGCGAACATAGAAATTATGGTGGCAATAGAAATGTGGTGATTACGGCTTGGGGGGTTTAA
- a CDS encoding cupin domain-containing protein has translation MNTFVFYLKIMNEEIFRQFADIEVKEMSPGFFSKLIHTENNTINFIEIEAGSDSPIHRHPHHQCAFVLKGQFEMTVGEVTQILDTGKFVLIPGNVPHGGRAVTDCTLLDIFSPGREDFKY, from the coding sequence ATGAATACCTTTGTTTTCTATTTAAAGATCATGAACGAAGAAATTTTTCGCCAATTTGCAGATATTGAAGTTAAGGAGATGAGCCCAGGCTTCTTTTCTAAGCTTATTCATACAGAAAACAACACCATCAATTTTATTGAGATTGAAGCTGGCAGCGACTCTCCAATCCACAGGCATCCTCACCATCAATGTGCTTTTGTTTTAAAGGGACAATTCGAGATGACTGTTGGGGAAGTAACCCAAATTTTAGACACTGGAAAGTTTGTTCTAATTCCTGGTAATGTGCCACATGGCGGAAGAGCGGTTACGGATTGTACTTTATTAGATATTTTTAGTCCGGGAAGAGAAGATTTTAAATATTAA
- a CDS encoding HAMP domain-containing sensor histidine kinase, whose product MTFKAQSRLVVFLVSLTSLILILFNIYSSRIKSGVRSYINGESAYSKGQKDALLNLSYYLNTQDISYWNRYKESLKVPMSDNLARHAMVNNEPDSVAFNHFINGKVHPSDIDNIMWMFKNFKNVKEFKEAVDLWAKSEIVLIDINRDAERFKQSIDIKLKEQLSLKISISNTKLTELETNFSKNLSNLARKIEKLLNWVNALVTIIMIGSLSAYLMLVIAKLYKSKGELKESYDKVFDLNLELDTFVYSLSHDLRAPLTSLQGLVKFSSLETDIKSIKENMGLMDKLLDKQDVFIKDVISLLQRRNLSPQPKKMNLKELIEDAFSLNRHNADNKQVRTELQMPNNLEEINSDIVFIKIIINNLISNAFKYSDATKEYQFIKVRVKSDDNNLVIKIEDNGIGISEEYHQKVFDMFYILDSRKRGTGLGLYIIKQSVDKLGGTIALDSILGVGSKFTITLPKFN is encoded by the coding sequence ATGACTTTTAAAGCGCAAAGTAGGCTAGTAGTATTTTTGGTGTCTCTAACTTCCTTAATTCTTATATTGTTTAATATTTATTCATCTAGAATTAAATCAGGTGTTAGGTCTTATATTAATGGCGAGTCGGCCTATTCTAAAGGTCAAAAAGATGCACTCCTAAATTTAAGCTATTACTTAAATACACAAGATATCTCTTATTGGAACAGGTACAAAGAATCTTTAAAAGTGCCAATGAGTGATAATTTAGCTCGTCATGCAATGGTTAATAATGAGCCAGATTCAGTAGCTTTTAATCATTTTATTAATGGAAAAGTTCACCCATCAGACATAGATAATATCATGTGGATGTTTAAAAATTTTAAAAACGTAAAAGAATTTAAAGAAGCGGTTGATTTATGGGCAAAATCAGAGATTGTTTTAATTGATATAAATAGAGATGCAGAACGATTTAAACAAAGTATTGACATAAAACTTAAAGAACAACTTTCTTTAAAAATATCTATATCCAATACCAAACTCACAGAGTTAGAGACAAATTTTTCTAAAAACCTGAGTAACTTGGCTAGAAAAATTGAAAAACTACTAAACTGGGTAAATGCATTAGTTACAATCATAATGATTGGAAGTTTATCAGCTTATTTAATGTTAGTAATAGCTAAATTGTATAAATCTAAAGGAGAACTTAAAGAAAGTTACGATAAGGTTTTCGACTTAAATTTAGAGCTGGATACTTTTGTTTATAGTTTGTCTCATGATTTAAGGGCACCTTTAACTTCATTACAAGGTTTAGTTAAATTTTCATCCCTAGAAACCGATATAAAATCCATTAAAGAGAATATGGGTTTGATGGATAAGTTATTAGATAAACAGGATGTTTTTATTAAAGATGTTATTTCTCTCCTGCAGCGAAGAAATCTTTCTCCGCAACCAAAAAAGATGAATTTAAAGGAATTAATTGAAGATGCCTTCTCCTTGAATAGACATAATGCGGACAACAAACAAGTGAGAACTGAACTTCAGATGCCAAATAATTTAGAAGAAATTAATAGCGATATCGTCTTTATTAAAATCATTATTAATAATCTTATCTCTAATGCATTTAAGTATAGCGACGCTACAAAAGAATATCAATTTATTAAAGTAAGGGTAAAAAGCGATGACAATAATTTAGTGATAAAAATAGAAGATAATGGTATCGGTATCTCTGAAGAATACCATCAAAAGGTTTTTGATATGTTTTATATACTCGATTCCCGTAAAAGAGGGACAGGTTTGGGTCTATATATCATTAAACAATCTGTTGACAAGCTAGGCGGAACCATTGCTTTAGATTCGATTCTGGGAGTAGGAAGTAAATTTACCATCACCTTACCTAAGTTTAATTAG
- a CDS encoding alpha/beta hydrolase family protein has translation MIHQENFSLAGANQKIILGDLTYDDKNTKAPLVIFVHGFKGFKDWGAHHLTARYFAQNGFRYLKFNLSHCGVTLDKPNDVSDMETFATNTFSKEMLDIDLVINYAVENLGVKEVFLIGHSRGGGLSILQAANNPHVKGLITWSSIADFSSLWKKEQELEWKKEGKIHVVNARTKEKCL, from the coding sequence ATGATACATCAAGAAAACTTTTCACTGGCTGGCGCTAATCAGAAAATCATTTTAGGCGACCTAACTTATGACGATAAAAACACAAAAGCACCATTGGTAATTTTTGTACACGGCTTTAAGGGTTTTAAAGATTGGGGAGCTCATCATTTAACTGCTCGCTATTTTGCTCAAAATGGTTTTCGCTATTTAAAATTTAATTTATCACACTGTGGAGTAACGCTAGATAAACCGAATGATGTGAGCGATATGGAAACATTTGCAACCAACACTTTTTCTAAGGAAATGCTTGATATTGATTTAGTGATTAACTATGCGGTAGAAAATTTAGGCGTAAAAGAAGTGTTTTTAATTGGCCATAGTCGTGGTGGTGGATTAAGCATTTTACAAGCAGCAAACAACCCGCATGTTAAAGGATTAATTACTTGGAGCTCGATTGCAGATTTCAGCAGTCTATGGAAAAAAGAACAGGAATTAGAATGGAAAAAAGAAGGAAAAATCCACGTAGTAAATGCTAGAACTAAAGAGAAATGCCTTTAA
- the hemA gene encoding glutamyl-tRNA reductase produces MEYLKIIAFTHQQIDLKALGKLVICEQTLDDRLRNIQSELNIKEIFYVGTCNRVEFIFTSADEVNKAFINRFLHVLDMGLPEEYMEQFIENVSVFEKVEAFNHLLRISCSLESLVVGEKEILAQIRKAYEACRVAGFTGDYMRMIMNRVVKTAKEVYTNTNISKNPVSIVSLAYRKLRELNMCGNSRLLIIGAGETNKNIAQYLKKHKYSNFSIFNRTIEKAEVLAKDLNGTAYPLSALADYDQGFDVIITCTGATEPIITEEIYAKLLKGDTCKKVIVDLAIPNDTAPSVVKNFPLHYIEVETLKEVARKNIQERYDELVNAEHIIDENIKDFESVLRQRKIEIAMSDVPQKIKDIKHKAINAVFADEINMMDDNSRAVLERVMDYMEKKCITIPMVMAKEILVKNS; encoded by the coding sequence TTGGAATATTTAAAGATTATTGCATTTACACATCAGCAGATAGACCTAAAAGCTTTAGGTAAATTAGTTATATGTGAGCAAACGCTGGATGATAGGTTGAGGAATATCCAATCAGAGTTAAATATCAAAGAGATATTTTACGTTGGTACCTGTAACCGCGTAGAATTTATTTTTACTTCTGCTGATGAAGTTAACAAAGCTTTCATCAATCGCTTTTTACATGTTTTAGATATGGGCTTGCCCGAAGAATACATGGAACAATTCATCGAAAATGTTTCTGTATTTGAAAAAGTGGAGGCTTTTAATCATTTGTTGCGTATTTCTTGTTCTTTAGAAAGTTTAGTAGTTGGAGAAAAAGAAATTCTTGCCCAAATTCGTAAAGCTTATGAAGCTTGCCGAGTTGCTGGTTTTACTGGCGATTACATGCGCATGATCATGAATCGTGTAGTTAAAACTGCAAAAGAGGTTTATACCAATACCAATATCTCAAAAAATCCCGTTTCAATCGTTTCTCTGGCTTATCGCAAATTGCGTGAATTAAACATGTGCGGTAATTCTCGATTGCTAATTATCGGTGCTGGCGAAACCAATAAAAACATTGCTCAATACCTTAAAAAGCATAAATATTCTAATTTCTCTATTTTTAATAGAACTATTGAAAAGGCAGAAGTTCTGGCAAAGGATTTAAACGGAACTGCCTATCCATTGTCTGCTTTGGCAGATTACGATCAAGGTTTTGATGTGATTATTACTTGTACAGGCGCTACAGAACCAATCATTACAGAAGAAATTTATGCCAAATTGTTAAAAGGTGATACTTGCAAAAAAGTAATCGTTGATTTAGCAATTCCAAATGATACTGCTCCATCAGTAGTAAAAAATTTCCCTCTACACTATATCGAGGTAGAAACGCTAAAAGAAGTTGCTCGTAAAAATATTCAAGAACGTTATGATGAGTTGGTAAACGCCGAACACATTATAGATGAAAACATTAAGGATTTCGAATCCGTTTTACGTCAGCGTAAAATTGAAATTGCCATGAGCGATGTGCCGCAAAAAATTAAGGATATCAAACATAAAGCTATCAATGCTGTTTTTGCAGACGAGATCAATATGATGGATGATAATTCTAGGGCAGTTTTAGAGCGGGTAATGGATTACATGGAGAAAAAATGTATCACTATCCCAATGGTGATGGCAAAAGAAATTCTGGTTAAAAACAGTTAA
- the hemC gene encoding hydroxymethylbilane synthase, which translates to MKKLIIGTRGSDLALWQANNTKDRLASIGIEAELKIIKTQGDKILNLRLDKLEGKGFFTKELEEELLGGMIDIAVHSHKDLPTTNPAGLIIAAVTEREDPAELLLILKDTVEVSNKLSLKKGAMVGTSSNRRKAQLLALRPDLNIEDLRGNVPTRIQKLRDENYDAIMLAKAGVNRLNIDLSEFHVEVVDTTELVPAPAQGALAIQIRENDTELFTALQQIHDSATAEEIAVERKVLNLFEGGCHMPLGCYCKKENGLFEVWTSKAETDEDFPDRLFLRSETTEGLAEKIVAKFNKERKLPAKVFISREIGEHSYFRKALAKHDIEIDGRSLIRTFPIVNTLDPFYLKNIDWIFFSSRNGVEYFFKLNPVLAKKVQFGVVGRGSEDTLRKFGHLADFVGESGDIVEVAEEFAKLVAGQTVLFPRAQDSLLTIQKSLGTDTKIVDLPIYETVVADDIDGTTAEVLIFTSPSNVDAYFADNLLDPEQKVIAIGNSTGKKFEEMGVKYTLPYSPDEIGLAEAVFGI; encoded by the coding sequence GTGAAGAAACTAATAATCGGTACACGCGGAAGCGATTTGGCATTATGGCAAGCTAACAATACAAAAGATAGGTTGGCGAGCATCGGAATAGAGGCAGAATTAAAAATCATTAAAACGCAGGGCGATAAAATATTAAACCTTAGACTTGACAAATTAGAAGGTAAAGGTTTCTTTACCAAAGAATTAGAAGAGGAATTATTGGGCGGAATGATTGATATTGCTGTTCACTCTCATAAAGATTTACCAACAACCAACCCAGCTGGATTAATCATTGCTGCGGTTACTGAACGTGAAGACCCAGCAGAATTATTGTTGATTTTGAAGGATACGGTTGAAGTTAGCAACAAACTTTCTTTAAAAAAAGGAGCAATGGTTGGTACATCATCCAATCGCCGTAAAGCTCAGTTATTAGCTTTACGCCCAGATTTAAACATTGAAGATTTACGTGGTAACGTACCAACACGCATTCAAAAATTACGTGATGAAAATTATGATGCTATTATGTTAGCAAAAGCTGGTGTAAATAGATTAAATATAGATTTAAGTGAATTTCACGTAGAAGTTGTGGATACAACGGAATTAGTTCCAGCACCGGCACAAGGTGCTTTAGCGATTCAAATTCGCGAAAATGATACTGAACTTTTTACTGCCTTACAACAAATACATGATTCGGCAACAGCCGAAGAAATTGCCGTCGAACGTAAGGTTTTAAACTTGTTTGAAGGTGGTTGCCACATGCCTTTAGGGTGTTATTGTAAAAAGGAAAATGGCTTATTTGAAGTATGGACTTCTAAAGCAGAAACTGATGAGGATTTCCCTGACCGTTTATTCTTAAGGTCTGAAACGACAGAAGGTTTAGCAGAAAAAATTGTAGCTAAGTTTAATAAAGAAAGAAAATTGCCTGCTAAGGTTTTCATATCTAGAGAAATTGGAGAACATAGCTATTTCAGAAAAGCTTTAGCAAAACACGATATAGAAATAGATGGACGTTCGTTAATTAGAACATTCCCAATTGTAAATACCCTAGACCCATTTTACTTAAAAAACATCGACTGGATATTCTTTAGCAGTAGAAATGGAGTCGAATATTTCTTTAAATTGAATCCTGTTTTAGCTAAAAAAGTACAGTTTGGTGTGGTTGGTCGTGGTTCTGAAGATACTTTGAGGAAATTCGGTCACTTGGCAGATTTTGTAGGCGAAAGTGGAGACATTGTAGAAGTTGCAGAAGAATTTGCAAAATTAGTTGCTGGTCAGACGGTATTATTTCCAAGAGCTCAAGACTCACTTTTAACTATTCAAAAATCTTTAGGTACAGATACAAAAATTGTTGACTTGCCAATTTACGAAACTGTGGTAGCTGATGATATTGATGGCACAACTGCCGAAGTTTTAATTTTTACCAGTCCAAGTAACGTTGATGCCTATTTTGCAGATAATTTATTAGACCCAGAACAAAAGGTAATTGCAATTGGTAACTCAACAGGTAAGAAGTTTGAAGAAATGGGCGTAAAATATACCTTGCCATATTCTCCAGATGAAATTGGTTTGGCAGAAGCTGTTTTTGGAATATAA
- the hemB gene encoding porphobilinogen synthase, translated as MHRPRRLRKNPVVRELIAETRLSKDMFIYPYFVVPGTGVTKAIDAMPGVNHFSTDTLLKDVEKGLKLGVNKIMLFGVGDEKSEDAKSAYDPHSLVPVSVRELKKNFGDDLYVVTDVCVCSYTTHGHCGIMKDDYIQNDLSVDLIAKMALNHAEAGADMLAPSDMMDGRVAAIRHKLDGSGFVNTAIMSHATKFASAYYGPFREAADCAPNKGDRKAYQMDFRNGTEAVREALLDESEGADVLMVKPALAYLDIISKLKQNSDLPIACYNVSGEYSMIKAAAQRGWIDEQKVVMETMHAFARAGASIITTYHIRDIVENNWM; from the coding sequence ATGCACAGACCACGTAGGTTAAGAAAAAATCCAGTTGTTAGAGAGTTAATTGCCGAAACGCGATTGTCAAAGGATATGTTTATCTATCCTTATTTTGTAGTTCCTGGAACTGGTGTTACAAAAGCAATTGATGCGATGCCAGGCGTTAACCATTTTTCTACAGATACTTTACTTAAAGACGTTGAAAAAGGATTAAAACTGGGTGTAAATAAAATTATGCTTTTTGGTGTTGGGGATGAGAAAAGTGAAGATGCAAAATCTGCTTACGACCCACACTCATTGGTCCCTGTTTCAGTTAGGGAATTAAAGAAAAACTTTGGTGATGATTTATATGTAGTAACAGATGTTTGTGTTTGTTCTTACACCACTCACGGTCATTGCGGCATCATGAAAGATGATTATATCCAAAATGATTTGTCGGTTGATTTGATTGCGAAGATGGCTTTAAATCACGCAGAAGCAGGCGCCGATATGTTAGCACCGTCTGATATGATGGATGGTAGAGTAGCAGCAATTAGACATAAATTAGACGGGAGCGGTTTTGTAAACACGGCCATCATGAGTCATGCTACCAAATTTGCATCAGCATATTATGGTCCGTTTAGAGAAGCTGCAGATTGCGCACCAAATAAAGGCGACCGGAAAGCTTATCAAATGGATTTCAGAAATGGAACCGAAGCAGTTAGAGAGGCATTGTTAGATGAAAGTGAAGGTGCAGATGTATTGATGGTTAAACCAGCTTTGGCTTATTTAGATATCATTAGTAAATTAAAACAAAACAGCGATTTGCCAATTGCTTGTTACAACGTATCGGGAGAATACTCGATGATTAAAGCTGCGGCACAAAGAGGTTGGATAGATGAACAAAAAGTAGTAATGGAAACGATGCACGCCTTTGCAAGAGCAGGAGCAAGCATTATAACCACTTACCACATTAGAGATATAGTAGAGAATAATTGGATGTAA
- the hemL gene encoding glutamate-1-semialdehyde 2,1-aminomutase, which produces MLEQLKKIFSGNEEEMPVNTGSKPDISREKSAELYAKSKTYFPGGVNSPVRAFKSVYGTPLFIQKGDGCYIWDADGNQFIDFCASWGPLILGHNNAKIREKVIDVMQSGMSFGAPTALENELAELIIKNNSFVEKIRFTSSGTEAVMSAIRLARGYTGNDKIIKFEGCYHGHSDSLLVKAGSGLVTFGETSSAGVPKSFAEETIVIPLNDKEAITKAFEQFKDQVAAVIIEGIPANNGLLMQDQAYIEFLRQACTDNKALLIFDEVITGFRVGFEGAAAYYGIKPDIVTYGKIIGGGLPVGMYGASAEIMGHISPDGGVYQAGTLSGNPVAMAAGIATLTELLKSSFYKDLNQKTKEFVDSIQRFATARNYKFKVFTVGSIFWFAFTDKDIKTAEDIDPTSMEKFKVMHRELLNRGIYLGPSGYEVGFVSAAHTKIELEKAKRAIFDALDLVFRKS; this is translated from the coding sequence ATGTTAGAACAGTTAAAAAAGATATTCTCGGGAAACGAAGAGGAGATGCCGGTAAATACAGGGAGCAAACCTGATATTAGTCGTGAGAAATCGGCAGAATTGTATGCAAAATCGAAAACCTATTTTCCGGGTGGAGTAAATTCTCCAGTAAGGGCTTTTAAATCGGTTTACGGAACGCCTTTATTTATTCAAAAAGGCGATGGTTGTTACATTTGGGATGCAGATGGTAATCAATTTATAGATTTTTGCGCAAGTTGGGGCCCGTTAATTTTAGGCCATAACAATGCAAAAATCAGAGAAAAAGTAATTGATGTAATGCAAAGCGGAATGAGCTTTGGCGCACCAACTGCATTAGAAAATGAATTAGCAGAGCTGATTATAAAAAATAACAGCTTTGTGGAAAAAATCCGTTTTACGAGTTCTGGCACTGAAGCAGTAATGTCGGCAATTCGTTTAGCTCGTGGTTATACTGGAAATGACAAAATCATCAAATTTGAAGGCTGTTACCACGGCCATAGCGATTCGCTTTTAGTGAAAGCAGGTTCTGGATTGGTAACTTTTGGAGAAACTTCTTCGGCTGGTGTGCCTAAATCTTTTGCAGAAGAAACAATTGTTATTCCTTTAAATGATAAGGAAGCAATTACAAAGGCTTTCGAACAATTTAAAGACCAAGTTGCTGCGGTAATTATAGAAGGGATACCAGCAAATAACGGTTTGTTAATGCAAGACCAAGCTTATATCGAATTTTTGAGACAAGCTTGTACAGACAATAAAGCTTTATTGATTTTTGATGAGGTTATCACAGGATTTAGAGTTGGGTTTGAAGGTGCGGCTGCTTATTATGGCATCAAGCCTGATATTGTAACTTATGGTAAAATTATCGGTGGTGGTTTACCTGTTGGGATGTATGGAGCTTCTGCAGAAATTATGGGTCATATTTCTCCTGATGGCGGAGTTTACCAAGCAGGAACTTTATCTGGAAACCCAGTAGCGATGGCTGCGGGAATTGCAACTTTAACTGAACTTTTAAAATCAAGTTTTTATAAAGATTTAAACCAAAAAACAAAGGAGTTTGTAGATAGTATTCAGCGTTTTGCAACTGCAAGAAATTATAAATTCAAAGTGTTTACAGTTGGTTCTATTTTCTGGTTTGCATTTACCGATAAAGACATTAAAACAGCAGAAGATATTGACCCAACGAGTATGGAGAAATTTAAAGTAATGCACCGTGAATTGTTAAATAGAGGGATTTACTTAGGGCCATCTGGTTATGAGGTAGGTTTTGTTTCAGCCGCACACACAAAAATTGAACTAGAGAAAGCAAAAAGAGCTATTTTTGATGCGTTAGATTTAGTGTTTAGAAAATCATAA